A window of Castor canadensis chromosome 10, mCasCan1.hap1v2, whole genome shotgun sequence contains these coding sequences:
- the Ccdc70 gene encoding LOW QUALITY PROTEIN: coiled-coil domain-containing protein 70 (The sequence of the model RefSeq protein was modified relative to this genomic sequence to represent the inferred CDS: deleted 1 base in 1 codon): protein MVKKMEGWALSSITATPPSWLTRKRFPFKMSKWRGLACLRSLVVSSPSIRQKKLTHKLQEEKAFREEMKVFREKIEDFREEMWNFRGKIHAFRGQILGFWEEERPFWEEEKTFWEEEKTFWEMEKSFREEEKTFWKKYRIFWKEDKAFWEEDNALWEKDRKLLQEDKALWEEEKALWVEERALLGEEKALWEDKKFLWEEENALWEEENAFWVEGGLHIAGQQMLEDRPYNISRGARSPALLRGRA from the exons ATGGTGAAGAAGATGGAGGGGTGGG CCCTGTCCTCCATCACAGCCACCCCACCATCCTGGCTGACTAGGAAGAGA TTTCCCTTCAAGATGAGCAAATGGAGGGGGCTTGCTTGTCTCCGGTCCCTGGTGGTTTCCTCACCCAGTATTCGTCAGAAGAAATTAACCCACAAGCTACAAGAGGAAAAAGCTTTTCGGGAAGAGATGAAAGTTTTCCGTGAGAAAATAGAAGACTTCAGGGAAGAGATGTGGAATTTCCGAGGCAAGATTCATGCTTTCCGGGGCCAGATCTTAGGTTTTTGGGAAGAAGAGAGACCTTTCTGGGAAGAGGAAAAAACCTTCTGGGAAGAGGAAAAAACCTTCTGGGAAATGGAAAAGTCCTTCCGGGAAGAAGAGAAAACTTTTTGGAAAAAATACCGTATCTTCTGGAAGGAGGATAAGGCCTTTTGGGAAGAGGACAATGCCTTATGGGAAAAAGACCGGAAACTTCTTCAGGAGGACAAAGCCTTGTGGGAGGAGGAAAAGGCCTTGTGGGTAGAGGAAAGAGCTCTCCTGGGAGAGGAGAAGGCCTTGTGGGAGGATAAGAAGTTCCTCTGGGAGGAAGAAAATGCCCTCTGGGAAGAAGAGAACGCATTCTGGGTGGAAGGCGGTCTCCATATTGCCGGGCAGCAGATGCTGGAAGACAGGCCCTACAACATCAGCAGAGGGGCCCGATCGCCAGCCTTGCTCAGAGGCAGGGCGTAG